The sequence CGGCAGCAGGAAGTCGGCGCGGGAGTGGCGCCAGAGGAAGTCCGCCTCGTCCAGCCGGTCGGCCAGCTCGGGCTTGAGCGCCCCCGCCGTGGCGGTGGCCCAGCTGTGCCGCGTCGGGTGGTGCCCGGGCTCGGCGAGCAGGTGCAGCACGGCGACCAGCTCGGCGAGTGGGGACGGGGCGAAGAGCAGCCGCTCGTCGGGCAGCCCGGTGACGTCGATGGTGAGGCTCACGGGGCCGATCCTGCCAGGGGCGTCGGGCCGGCTCGGCACGGGTTGACGGGAGTCGTCAATCCGCGTGCCCGCGCGCCGCCCGGTGCCCCACCGTCGCTGGCATGACGCTGATTCAGGAGATCCCTCGGGCAGCCAGGCTGCCGAAGTTCCTCGGTCGTCGACTCGTCGGTGGTGGACTCGTCGGTGGCGGACGCTACGCGCTGGCGCTGCTGGTGGACGCGCTCGGCGCCGGGCTGCTGCGGCCGTTCCTGCTGCTGTACGGGGTGAGCGTGCTCGGCCTGAGCGCCGGACGGGCCGGGTTGGCGCTCTCGCTGGGGCTGCTGGCCGGATGGGCGGCGATTCCGCTGACGGGCCGTTGGATCGACCGGGGCGCCCGCAGCCTGCCGGTGGCGGCCACCCTGCTGGCCCGGGCCGCCGGGGTGCTGGTGCTGCTCGCGGCGCACGGGCCGGTGGGCTTCACGTTGGCCGCGGTGCTGCTGGGGTTGGGCAGTCAGAACTGGCCGACGGCGCATGCCGCGACGGTGGCCGCGCTGGCCGACGGCCGGGCCCGGGACGCGGCGCTGGCGGCCGGGCGCACGGTGCGCAATGCCGGGCTCGGGGCCGGCGCTTTGATCGCCACCGTGGCGGTGGCCGGCGGGGCGGGCACCCTGCGGGCGCTGGCGGTGGTCACCGCGGCGGCCTGCGTGCTGGCGGCGGGGCTGGTCTGGTCGATGCACGTGGTGGGGCCGGTAGCCCGGCGGACCCGCTCGGGGTCGGGCGCGGGGTCGGGCGCGGGGTCGGGGGCGGGGCGGGGTCGGTGCCGGGCTCCGCCGGTGGTCGGAGCACCGTGCTGAGCGTGGCCAACCTGCCCTTCGCGTTCTGCTTCGACGTGCTGGAGGTGGCGCTGCCCGCGCTGCTGGTCACCCGGCTGCACGTGTCGCCCGCCTGGTCCTCGGGGATCTTCGTGGGCAACACCGTGCTGGTGATCGCCACCCAGCTGGCGGTGGTGCTCTGGCTGGCGCGGCGCTCCCGGCGCTCGGTGCTGACGGCGGGTGGCCTGGTGCTGGCCCTGTCGTACCTGGGTTTCTGGGCGGCGGGCTCGCTGGGCGGCCAGGCCGGTGCGGGCGCACTGTGCGGCGTCGCGGTGCTCTACACGGCCGGCGAGATCCTCTACTCCGGCGCCGGCACCGCCCTGGTGGTGGCGGCCGCCCCGCCGGACCGGCTCGGCCACGCGCTCTCCCGCTGGGAGCTCTCCAACGGCCTGGGCCGGGCCGCCGCGCCGGCCGCCCTGACGGCGATGCTGGCGATCGGGCCCGGCCTGCTGTGGGGCGTGCTGGCCGCCTGCACCGCGCTGGGCGCGGCCACCGTGCGGCGGTTCGGGCCCAGCGTCTGATCCGGGCCGACCGTCTGGTCCGGGCCCGCCGCCCGAGGAGCCGTCAGCGCAGCGCCGGGTGGTCGGCGACCAGAGTGCTTGCGTACCGCTCGGGCGAGGCGGCCAGACACAGTCGTGGACGGTCGAAGTACGCGTCAGCTGCCCCGCAGACCCACCGCCAGGGTCAGTTCGAGGACCCGGTGTGGCGAGGCGAGATCCGGAAACAGCTCCCGCAGCTGCGACATCCGGTACCGGACTGTCTGAGGATGGACGAACAACGCCGCCGCCACCTCGTCCCGCCTGCCCTGGTGCAGCAGCCACGCCCGCAACGTCTCCTCCAACCGCCGTGCGGTCGCGACAGGCAAGGTCCGCAACGGCGCGAGGGCTCGGGCACGCAGGTCTGCGAACGCGTCCATGTCGGCGCTCAGCACCAGCTCGGGCAGGTGGTCCTCGGTGTCGCGAATGTCGCAGGAGAGGGAGCGCGCGCGCACGGCTCGCGCGTAGGAGGCGGACGCACGAGTCCATGGCCGGGCCGGGCCGACCACGGCGGTGCGGTCGGTCAGCTGCCGCAAGAGGTGTGGTCGGTCGGCATCGGGGACGAGCAGCACACCGGTGGCGTCCGGCAGATCGTCGAGGACGAGAGTGCCCGGGTCGAGCACCCGGTAGGCAGGCCGGGCCTGGGCGGCGGGCAGCAGGACCGCGGTCAGCGAAACCGGAGGCTGCCACCCGGCTCGTTGAGCAGCGGCCAGCAGCACGTCCGGGCCCGCGTCGGCGAGGAGGTCGCGGGCCAGGTGTTCCAGGTGGCGCTCGCGGGCCCTCCCCCGGGCGGCCAGTTCGTCGGCATGGCCCGCGGCGCTCGCGGCGGAGAGCTCGTCGATGTAGGCGAAGGTCAGCTCGGCGAACTTGGCGACCTCGGCGGCGGGGAGACCTGCGGGCACGGCACCCGCTGCCAGGCACCGCCAGGCCACGCGGGCGCCGACGCGGTAGGCGCTGAGCAGGGCGTCCATCGAGCGGCCGTCACGCACCTCGCCGCGGCCCAGCTCGTATGCGGCGTCGCCGGCGTCACCGCTGGTGACGTTCCCGCTCGCGAGGTCCAGGTAGTGCCCCAGGGCGGTGCGGACGGCTCGGCGGATGGTGCCGCCCATGCGGCCCGAAAGGGCGTTGGCGTAGGAAGGAACCTCGTCGATGATCGCCTGGACGACCTCGTCGGCGGTGGTCGTCAGCGCGGCCCGAAGTGCTGTGACCGTCGTCTCGTCCAGGGCCAGCTCGCCGGCCCTCCGGATTGCATAGCTCACGTTCTTGTTCCCTGCGAACAATTCAGCCGACCAGATTTACGTCCTATGGTCAGGACTTTACGCCCCGAGGCGCAGCAAGCTGGAGTCATGACGAGTGCAGCCCTCCGCAGCAGGGCGTGGAAACTGCTGGAGATGGTCACGACGCCGCTGCTGCCGTCGGACTACCTCGACCTGGTCAGCCCGCTGCGTGCGGGCGCCGACCTTCGTGGGCGCATCGAGGCCGTGCACCCCGAGACGGGTGACGCCGCGACCGTCGTGATCAGGCCGGGACGGGGCTGGCGCGGCCACACGGCCGGTCAGTACGTGCGGATCGGGGTCGACGTCGACGGGCGGCGCCTGTGGCGTGCCTACTCCATCACCTCACCGACAGACCGCCAGGACGGCCGCATCACGATCACCGCGAAGGCGATCCCGGACGGCAAGGTCAGCAACCACCTCGTCCACAGGGCGACACCGGGCACGCTGATCCAGCTCGACCAGCCGACCGGTGACTTCGTGCTGCCGCAGGCCCGGCCCGCCAAGGTGCTCTACCTGACGGCCGGCAGCGGCATCACGCCCGTGATGGGCATGCTGCGCGACACCGAGTTCGACGACGTCGTCATGGTCCACTGCGCGCCGCAGCCGCAAGACGTGATCTTCCGCGACGAACTGCACGGCCTGGTCGCGGACAAGAAGCTGCGCCTCACCGAGGTGCACACCGCCACGGACGGCAGGCTCGACATCGCCCGTCTCGGCGAACTCGTGCCCGACTGGGCCGAGCGCGAGACCTGGGCCTGCGGGCCCGCGGGCCTGCTCGATGCCGCAGAGGAGCACTGGACCGAGCACGGCGTCCAAGAGCGCCTGCACACCGAACGGTTCCGCCCCCGCATCGTCGTCGCCGGCGACGACGGCGGCGAGGTCACGTTCAGCGCCACCGGCAAGACCGTCGACGCGGACGGCACCACGCCGTTGCTGGACATCGGCGAGGAAGCCGGCGTGCTCATGCCCTCCGGGTGCCGCATGGGCATCTGCTTCGGCTGCGTCACGCCGCTCAGGGCGGGCGCCGTCCGCGACCTGCGCACCGGCGAGATCACCGAGGCCGAGCCGGGCGTCCTCATCCAGACCTGCGTGTCCGCCGCGGCGGGCCCCTGCGACATCGAACGGTAGAAGCGCCTTGACCACCATCGACCCCACCGCCCACCTGACTGCGGAGCAGATCGAGGAGCTCGGCCGCGAGCTGGACGTGATCCGCGACGAGGTGATCGCCGACCGCGGCGAGAAGGACGCCGCCTACATCCGCAGGGTCATCTCGGCGCAGCGCAAGCTCGAGCTGGCCAGCAGGGGCGTGCTGCTGTTCTCGATCTTCCCGCCCGCGTGGCTGCTCGGCACCGCCGGCCTGTCCGTGGCGAAGATCATGGACAACATGGAGATCGGCCACAACGTCCTGCACGGCCAGTGGGACTGGATGCGGGACCCGAAGATCCACTCCACCACCTGGGAGTGGGACCACGTCTCGCCGGCCGATCAGTGGAAGCACTCGCACAACGAGCTGCACCACACGTACACCAACGTGATCGGCAAGGACAACGACCTCGGCTACGGCATCATGCGCGTCGACGAGGACCAGAAGTGGCACCCGCTCCACCTCGGTCAGCCGCTGTGGAACTTCGTCAACGCCTGCTTCTTCGAGTACGGCATCGCAGCGTACGACCTCGAACTCGGCAAGAACCTGCAGAAGCGCCACCGCAGGAACCCGGAGTTCCGCGCGCGGGCCAAGGCTGTGGGCCGCAAGATCCGCAAGCAGGTGCTCAAGGACTACGTGATCCATCCGCTGCTGTCGGGCCCGTCGTTCCTCACCACGCTCGCCGCCACGTTCACCGCGAACCTGGTCCGCAACATCTGGTCCCACTCGGTGATCATGTGCGGGCACTTCCCCGAGGGCGTACAGGTCTTCGAGCGCCAGTCGGTCAACGGCGAGACGCGCGGCCAGTGGTACCTGCGCCAGATGATGGGCTCGGCGAACATCAGCGGCAGCAGGGCCATGCACTTCATGACGGGCAACCTGTCTCACCAGATCGAGCATCACCTGTTCCCGGACCTGCCGAGCAACCGGTACGCCGAAGTCGCGGTGAAGGTGCGCGCGCTGTTCGAAAAGTACGAGCTGGAGTACGTCACCGGGCCGCTGCCCAAGCAGGTGCTCTCCGCGTGGCGCAAGGTCTTCCGGCTCTCGCTGCCGAACAAGAAGCCCAAGGGCAAGACACCGGCCCGCGAGAAGGAGCTGGTCGCGGCCTGATTCCCGGTATTGGTTCTCCGCGTGACGACATCCGCACGGGAGCCCTCGCCGCGCTCGACGGCCCGAAGAGCCGTCGGAGGCATGCGGCGGTTCGGGCCCAGCGTCTGATTCGGGCCCGCCGCCTGATTCGGGCCCAGCGTCTGATTCGGGCCCAGCGTCTGATTCGGGCCCGCCACCCGAGGAGCCGTCAGCGCAGCGCCGGGTGGTCGGCGACCACCGTGCAGGAGCCGGGGGCGATCTCGGTGAACCCGGCGTCGCGCACCAGCGGGAGCCCACTGGCCGTCAGCGCGGCCCAGCGGGCGGGGTCGGCGGTGCGGACGGCGAGCGCGAAGCCCGTTCCGGCCCACTCCTTGCGCTGGGTCTCGTCCAGCCGCCACCAGGCGAGCTGGGCGGCGTGACCGGTCTGGGCCATGGTCTTGCCCGCGCTCATCTCGAGCTCGGGGTTGAGCCAGAGCACCGGGACGGACGGGTCGGGGACCGGCAGTTCGAGGTCGTCCGGGTCGCTGAGGTCGGTACCGGAGACCTGGAGCTTCGCCAGCTCCTTCGGCCAGCCGTCCAGCGGGATCGGCGGGAAGACCCGCACCCGGGCCTGCTCGCCGGTGACCGTGATGCCGGGCAGTTCGCCCGTCTTGCGCCACTCGCCGCCGCGGGCCCGCCGGACCACCTTGCGGATCCGGGCGTCCTCCCAGGCCAGCACCGCCTCGGCCCACTCGCCCTCGCCGGTCGCGCGCGGGTCGGCGAGCAGGGTCAGCACCGCGCGGGCCGAGGTCTCCAGTGCGTCGGTCCGGGCCGGTGGGTCGGCCTTCTCCAGTTGGACCACCAGCGGCAGCACGTACTGCGGCCGGGAATCGCGGTCGTTGGGGTCGTCGGCCGGGCTCGGGGCGTCGAAGGGCGTGGTAGCTGAGGTCACCGGCCCAGGCTACCTGCGGTAGCCGCGGCCCGGGTCGCGCTCCTCGGCCTCCTCGTAGCTGAGGAACCAGCCCTCGGGGTGGGTGGCGGCGAGCAGGTTCTCCAGCCGGACGGCGGCGTCCTCCTCCGGGTCCTGGCCGGCCATGTCGTAGACCCCGAGCAGCTCGTCGGTGCAGCCCTCCCAGTCGTAGTCGTACAGGTCGGCGGGCAGCTCGCCCATCAGGTCCGCCACCGCCTGCGGCTGGGTGTTCAGCAGTGAGCGGGCGTCGGCGAGCGCGCAGCGCAGCGCCAGTTCCTCGCCGGGGCAGCGCGGCAGCGGCCACTCGCCGAGTCCGAGGTCCTCGGCCAGGTCGTCGAAGGTGCGGGCCATCGCGCGGCGCCAGGCCCGGTGCATCCGCCAGCTGGTCCGGGGGAGCCGGGCGAAGACCGCCCACTCCTGGTCCTCGCCCTCGATCACCGGTTCGTCGCCGTGTTCCTCGAGGTCGTCGTAGGCGGCGTCGGCGAGCGCGAGCAGCTGGGTGTGCAGCAGGCAGGCGGTGCGCGGGGTGAGGGTCCAGTCGCCCGCCTCGCCGTCCTCGCCGTCCAGCGGGAAGAGTTCGGCGAAGTCGGGGGCGAAGTCGTCGGTGGTGCTGATCTCCAGGGTGCCGCCGAGCGCCTCGATGCCCGGCAGCGCGCCGATCAGCCGGTCCGGGTGGAGCAGCGCGCCGAGTGCGGCGTGCGGGTCCTCGGACACCTCGCGCAGCAGCTCCATGCGTTGCGCGGCGGGGTCGATCCCGGAGAAGTCGAGCTCCTCGACAGCGGCGACGGCGGCGGCGCGCAACGCGGGCCAGTCGGTGACCCGGATCCCGAGGACCACGGTCGCCTCGATCTCCAGCGCCCCCGGATTGTCCGTCGCGCCCGGCCCCTGCGGATGATCACTACGCTCGCCCATGCGCTAACGGTACGGCTTTTCGCAGCGGTGCTCACCGCCCTGGTCCAGGTTTTCGGGCTCGACGCCATCGAGTGGCGCTGCCGGGATCGGGGCGAGCGGGCGCGCAGGATGGGGGGATGAGCAACCTCGACGAGTACGGTGGCGGTCCCGGGCCGGGTACGGACGTGCTGGTGGTCACCACCAACGACGTGCCGGGACACCGGGTGGACAAGGTGATCGGGGAGGTCTTCGGGCTCACGGTGCGCAGTCGGCACCTGGGCACGCAGATCGGTGCCTCGTTCAAGTCGATGCTGGGCGGGGAGCTGAAGGGTCTGACGAAGACCCTGGTGGAGTCGCGGAACCAGGCGATGGAACGGCTGGTCGAGCAGGCCAGGGCGCGCGGCGCGAACGCGGTCCTGGCGATGCGCTTCGACGTCACGGAGGCGGCGGATCTGGGGACGGAGATCTGCGCGTACGGGACGGCCGTGGTGATCAGCCCGGCGGGATGAGCCCCCGATGACCCCCTGATGCCCCCCGATGACTGCGGGATGATTAGCCGCGCCCGGGATGTTTCACGGGCGTGACTGTTGATGCGGCAACCAAAGTCGACGTGGTCGTGATCGGCGCGGGTCAGGCCGGCCTCTCCGCCGCCTACCACCTGCGCCGGCGCGGCTTCGCGCCGTACCGCGACTTCGTGGTGCTGGACGCCGACCGCGCGCCGGGCGGTGCCTGGGCGCACCGCTCGCCCTCACTGCGGATGGCCACGGTGCACGGTTTTCACGACCTGCCGGACTTCGAGCTGCCGCCGCCCGACCCGGACGCGCCCGCCCGCGAGGTGGTGCCCGGGTACTTCGCCGCGTACGAGGCCCGGCACGCGCTGCCGGTGGTGCGCCCGGCCAGAGTGAGCGCGGTGCGTGAGGCCGGTGGGCGGCTGCTGGTGGAGTCCTCCGCCGGCGACTGGTCGGCCCGTGCCCTGATCAACGCCACCGGGACCTGGACCCGCCCGTTCCTCCCCCACTACCCCGGCCGGTTCGCCGGCCGGCAGCTGCACTACGCCGACTACCGGGGACCGGCGGGCTTCGCCGGGCAGCGCGTCGTGGTGGTGGGCGGCGGCGCCTCGGCGATCCAGGTGCTCTCGGAGCTGGCCGAGGTCGCCGAGACGGTCTGGGTGACCCGGCACGAGCCGGTCTTCCGGAACGGGCCGTTCAGTCCGGAGGCGGGGCGCGCGGCGGTGGCCCTGGTCGAGCAGCGGGTGCGCGAGGGCCTGCCGGTGCGCAGCGTGGTGAGCGTGACCGGGCTCGGCCCCTCGGTGGCGCTGCGCC is a genomic window of Kitasatospora azatica KCTC 9699 containing:
- a CDS encoding fatty acid desaturase family protein, giving the protein MTTIDPTAHLTAEQIEELGRELDVIRDEVIADRGEKDAAYIRRVISAQRKLELASRGVLLFSIFPPAWLLGTAGLSVAKIMDNMEIGHNVLHGQWDWMRDPKIHSTTWEWDHVSPADQWKHSHNELHHTYTNVIGKDNDLGYGIMRVDEDQKWHPLHLGQPLWNFVNACFFEYGIAAYDLELGKNLQKRHRRNPEFRARAKAVGRKIRKQVLKDYVIHPLLSGPSFLTTLAATFTANLVRNIWSHSVIMCGHFPEGVQVFERQSVNGETRGQWYLRQMMGSANISGSRAMHFMTGNLSHQIEHHLFPDLPSNRYAEVAVKVRALFEKYELEYVTGPLPKQVLSAWRKVFRLSLPNKKPKGKTPAREKELVAA
- a CDS encoding MFS transporter is translated as MTLIQEIPRAARLPKFLGRRLVGGGLVGGGRYALALLVDALGAGLLRPFLLLYGVSVLGLSAGRAGLALSLGLLAGWAAIPLTGRWIDRGARSLPVAATLLARAAGVLVLLAAHGPVGFTLAAVLLGLGSQNWPTAHAATVAALADGRARDAALAAGRTVRNAGLGAGALIATVAVAGGAGTLRALAVVTAAACVLAAGLVWSMHVVGPVARRTRSGSGAGSGAGSGAGRGRCRAPPVVGAPC
- a CDS encoding YbjQ family protein, producing MSNLDEYGGGPGPGTDVLVVTTNDVPGHRVDKVIGEVFGLTVRSRHLGTQIGASFKSMLGGELKGLTKTLVESRNQAMERLVEQARARGANAVLAMRFDVTEAADLGTEICAYGTAVVISPAG
- a CDS encoding ferredoxin reductase; the protein is MTSAALRSRAWKLLEMVTTPLLPSDYLDLVSPLRAGADLRGRIEAVHPETGDAATVVIRPGRGWRGHTAGQYVRIGVDVDGRRLWRAYSITSPTDRQDGRITITAKAIPDGKVSNHLVHRATPGTLIQLDQPTGDFVLPQARPAKVLYLTAGSGITPVMGMLRDTEFDDVVMVHCAPQPQDVIFRDELHGLVADKKLRLTEVHTATDGRLDIARLGELVPDWAERETWACGPAGLLDAAEEHWTEHGVQERLHTERFRPRIVVAGDDGGEVTFSATGKTVDADGTTPLLDIGEEAGVLMPSGCRMGICFGCVTPLRAGAVRDLRTGEITEAEPGVLIQTCVSAAAGPCDIER
- a CDS encoding FAD-dependent oxidoreductase, whose product is MTVDAATKVDVVVIGAGQAGLSAAYHLRRRGFAPYRDFVVLDADRAPGGAWAHRSPSLRMATVHGFHDLPDFELPPPDPDAPAREVVPGYFAAYEARHALPVVRPARVSAVREAGGRLLVESSAGDWSARALINATGTWTRPFLPHYPGRFAGRQLHYADYRGPAGFAGQRVVVVGGGASAIQVLSELAEVAETVWVTRHEPVFRNGPFSPEAGRAAVALVEQRVREGLPVRSVVSVTGLGPSVALRRAEQLGALHRRPMFDRLTEHGVAWGDTELAVDAIVWATGFRSEVGHLAPLGLREPGGGIRLDGTRAAADPRVHLVGYGPSASTIGANRAGRAAVNGIVKLIGAPEQALTQAEQALAQAEQALGQREQALAQAS
- a CDS encoding MFS transporter, with the protein product MANLPFAFCFDVLEVALPALLVTRLHVSPAWSSGIFVGNTVLVIATQLAVVLWLARRSRRSVLTAGGLVLALSYLGFWAAGSLGGQAGAGALCGVAVLYTAGEILYSGAGTALVVAAAPPDRLGHALSRWELSNGLGRAAAPAALTAMLAIGPGLLWGVLAACTALGAATVRRFGPSV
- a CDS encoding PucR family transcriptional regulator, with translation MSYAIRRAGELALDETTVTALRAALTTTADEVVQAIIDEVPSYANALSGRMGGTIRRAVRTALGHYLDLASGNVTSGDAGDAAYELGRGEVRDGRSMDALLSAYRVGARVAWRCLAAGAVPAGLPAAEVAKFAELTFAYIDELSAASAAGHADELAARGRARERHLEHLARDLLADAGPDVLLAAAQRAGWQPPVSLTAVLLPAAQARPAYRVLDPGTLVLDDLPDATGVLLVPDADRPHLLRQLTDRTAVVGPARPWTRASASYARAVRARSLSCDIRDTEDHLPELVLSADMDAFADLRARALAPLRTLPVATARRLEETLRAWLLHQGRRDEVAAALFVHPQTVRYRMSQLRELFPDLASPHRVLELTLAVGLRGS
- a CDS encoding aminoacyl-tRNA hydrolase; translated protein: MTSATTPFDAPSPADDPNDRDSRPQYVLPLVVQLEKADPPARTDALETSARAVLTLLADPRATGEGEWAEAVLAWEDARIRKVVRRARGGEWRKTGELPGITVTGEQARVRVFPPIPLDGWPKELAKLQVSGTDLSDPDDLELPVPDPSVPVLWLNPELEMSAGKTMAQTGHAAQLAWWRLDETQRKEWAGTGFALAVRTADPARWAALTASGLPLVRDAGFTEIAPGSCTVVADHPALR